Proteins co-encoded in one Neofelis nebulosa isolate mNeoNeb1 chromosome 2, mNeoNeb1.pri, whole genome shotgun sequence genomic window:
- the RUFY4 gene encoding RUN and FYVE domain-containing protein 4 isoform X6: MAEEGAILTRNLKAAVSAILQGYPGGQPPVTDASAELHRLCGCLELLLQFDQKEQKSLLRPRKDYWDFLCSGLRQQRGSTEPARFVCSQDKLKTSLAKGRAFIRFCLAHGQLAESLQLCLLNPELTREWYGPRSPLVCPELREDLLDSLYALNGVTFDLNLRWPDLDEAWPMFSESCCPSRTQGRRPRKTKDSPKQLPSTRYGYREDSACAQKGEHTATPPVKCGDAAMHGGTGEPGDGFSGEISATRGNPTAVQPEELHTSQTSCLQDAPREDWLAGLPRSQQQRHLPPYLEKKREDPRSLGSSQGMWEPAGEELQQAQEKGAPRTGICLEISTPSIQEQGEGSEGAPKEVTGTEAKGRRILPSAEGTHEGGAERGHVRRLLASSPTGTIEDTMSGNQQEWEVPSIPGEPRVLWGLGTKEDFTPEEPQEETGETSVTRRKEQAEVALQDVVKSLRRGLRKTEERAQHQEQLLKEKEGELRTLQERLSRELLQLWACLSRKLHFKMEMLKKKRKEIQPMEMLAHLL; encoded by the exons ATGGCAGAGGAAGGGGCCATCCTCACCAGGAACCTGAAAG CTGCTGTCTCCGCCATCCTCCAGGGCTACCCTGGCGGGCAGCCTCCAGTGACAGATGCCAGCGCTGAGCTGCACAGACTCTGTGGCTGCCTGGAGCTGCTGCTACAG TTTGACCAGAAAGAGCAGAAGAGCCTCTTGAGGCCTCGGAAGGATTACTGGGACTTCCTCTGCTCTGGCCTACGGCAACAGCGGGGCAGCACGGAGCCGGCCCGCTTCGTCTGCTCACAGGACAAG TTGAAGACTTCTCTAGCAAAAGGCCGTGCCTTCATCCGCTTCTGCCTAGCCCACGGACAGCTGGCCGAGTCCCTGCAGCTCTGCCTTCTGAACCCCGAGCTCACCAG GGAATGGTATGGCCCCCGGAGCCCTCTGGTGTGCCCTGAACTCCGGGAAGACCTCCTGGATTCTCTCTATGCTCTCAATGGAGTGACCTTCGACTTGAACCTGCGGTGGCCGGACCTAGATGAAGCCTGGCCCATGTTCTCAGA GTCCTGCTGCCCCAGCCGGACCCAGGGAAGAAGACCCAGAAAGACCAAAGACTCCCCAAAGCAG CTTCCTAGCACCAGGTACGGATACCGTGAGGACTCAGCCTGTGCCCAGAAGGGGGAACACACTGCAACGCCACCTGTTAAGTGCGGTGATGCAGCCATGCACGGAGGAACAGGGGAGCCTGGAGACGGCTTCTCAGGAGAG ATCTCAGCCACACGTGGAAACCCCACAGCAGTCCAGCCAGAGGAGCTGCACACTAGCCAAACCAGCTGTCTGCAAGATGCACCCAGGGAAGACTGGTTAGCCGGACTCCCCAGGTCCCAGCAACAAAGGCACCTTCCTCcctatttggaaaagaaaagagaagatccCAGGAGCCTCGGGTCCTCCCAGGGCATGTgggaaccagcaggggaggaactTCAGCAAGCCCAGGAGAAAGGAGCCCCAAGAACTGGGATCTGCCTGGAGATTTCAACACCCAGCATCCAGGAACAGGGAGAGGGGTCTGAGGGGGCTCCAAAGGAGGTGACAGGCACAGAGGCCAAGGGCAGAAGGATTCTTCCCAGTGCGGAGGGGACTCATGAAGGGGGAGCAGAGCGGGGTCATGTCCGTAGGCTACTGGCCTCCAGCCCTACAGGGACAATAGAGGACACAATGTCAGGGAACCAGCAAGAGTGGGAGGTGCCTAGCATTCCAGGGGAGCCCCGGGTCCTTTGGGGCCTGGGAACAAAGGAAGACTTCACCCCAGAGGAACCACAGGAGGAAACAGGAGAGACCAGTGTGACCAGGAGGAAGGAGCAAGCAGAAGTGGCCTTGCAGGATGTGGTCAAG AGCCTGAGACGTGGGCTCCGGAAGACCGAGGAGCGGGCGCAGCACCAGGAGCAGCtgctgaaggagaaggaaggggagctGCGGACACTACAGGAGCGGCTCAGCAG AGAGCTGCTGCAATTGTGGGCATGCCTttcaagaaaattacattttaagatggaaatgttaaaaaagaaaagaaaagaaatacaaccaATGGAGATGTTGGCTCACCTTCTCTAA
- the RUFY4 gene encoding RUN and FYVE domain-containing protein 4 isoform X5 produces MAEEGAILTRNLKAAVSAILQGYPGGQPPVTDASAELHRLCGCLELLLQFDQKEQKSLLRPRKDYWDFLCSGLRQQRGSTEPARFVCSQDKLKTSLAKGRAFIRFCLAHGQLAESLQLCLLNPELTREWYGPRSPLVCPELREDLLDSLYALNGVTFDLNLRWPDLDEAWPMFSESCCPSRTQGRRPRKTKDSPKQLPSTRYGYREDSACAQKGEHTATPPVKCGDAAMHGGTGEPGDGFSGEISATRGNPTAVQPEELHTSQTSCLQDAPREDWLAGLPRSQQQRHLPPYLEKKREDPRSLGSSQGMWEPAGEELQQAQEKGAPRTGICLEISTPSIQEQGEGSEGAPKEVTGTEAKGRRILPSAEGTHEGGAERGHVRRLLASSPTGTIEDTMSGNQQEWEVPSIPGEPRVLWGLGTKEDFTPEEPQEETGETSVTRRKEQAEVALQDVVKSLRRGLRKTEERAQHQEQLLKEKEGELRTLQERLSRCQEERARLQTELEQNQQEAERRDAMYEKELGGQRDLVHAMKMRVLELIHRPSCSPHITDEETEGQRC; encoded by the exons ATGGCAGAGGAAGGGGCCATCCTCACCAGGAACCTGAAAG CTGCTGTCTCCGCCATCCTCCAGGGCTACCCTGGCGGGCAGCCTCCAGTGACAGATGCCAGCGCTGAGCTGCACAGACTCTGTGGCTGCCTGGAGCTGCTGCTACAG TTTGACCAGAAAGAGCAGAAGAGCCTCTTGAGGCCTCGGAAGGATTACTGGGACTTCCTCTGCTCTGGCCTACGGCAACAGCGGGGCAGCACGGAGCCGGCCCGCTTCGTCTGCTCACAGGACAAG TTGAAGACTTCTCTAGCAAAAGGCCGTGCCTTCATCCGCTTCTGCCTAGCCCACGGACAGCTGGCCGAGTCCCTGCAGCTCTGCCTTCTGAACCCCGAGCTCACCAG GGAATGGTATGGCCCCCGGAGCCCTCTGGTGTGCCCTGAACTCCGGGAAGACCTCCTGGATTCTCTCTATGCTCTCAATGGAGTGACCTTCGACTTGAACCTGCGGTGGCCGGACCTAGATGAAGCCTGGCCCATGTTCTCAGA GTCCTGCTGCCCCAGCCGGACCCAGGGAAGAAGACCCAGAAAGACCAAAGACTCCCCAAAGCAG CTTCCTAGCACCAGGTACGGATACCGTGAGGACTCAGCCTGTGCCCAGAAGGGGGAACACACTGCAACGCCACCTGTTAAGTGCGGTGATGCAGCCATGCACGGAGGAACAGGGGAGCCTGGAGACGGCTTCTCAGGAGAG ATCTCAGCCACACGTGGAAACCCCACAGCAGTCCAGCCAGAGGAGCTGCACACTAGCCAAACCAGCTGTCTGCAAGATGCACCCAGGGAAGACTGGTTAGCCGGACTCCCCAGGTCCCAGCAACAAAGGCACCTTCCTCcctatttggaaaagaaaagagaagatccCAGGAGCCTCGGGTCCTCCCAGGGCATGTgggaaccagcaggggaggaactTCAGCAAGCCCAGGAGAAAGGAGCCCCAAGAACTGGGATCTGCCTGGAGATTTCAACACCCAGCATCCAGGAACAGGGAGAGGGGTCTGAGGGGGCTCCAAAGGAGGTGACAGGCACAGAGGCCAAGGGCAGAAGGATTCTTCCCAGTGCGGAGGGGACTCATGAAGGGGGAGCAGAGCGGGGTCATGTCCGTAGGCTACTGGCCTCCAGCCCTACAGGGACAATAGAGGACACAATGTCAGGGAACCAGCAAGAGTGGGAGGTGCCTAGCATTCCAGGGGAGCCCCGGGTCCTTTGGGGCCTGGGAACAAAGGAAGACTTCACCCCAGAGGAACCACAGGAGGAAACAGGAGAGACCAGTGTGACCAGGAGGAAGGAGCAAGCAGAAGTGGCCTTGCAGGATGTGGTCAAG AGCCTGAGACGTGGGCTCCGGAAGACCGAGGAGCGGGCGCAGCACCAGGAGCAGCtgctgaaggagaaggaaggggagctGCGGACACTACAGGAGCGGCTCAGCAG GTGTCAGGAAGAGAGGGCCCGGCTGCAGACAGAGCTGGAGCAGAATCAGCAGGAGGCTGAGAGGAGGGACGCCATGTATGAGAAGGAGCTTGGAGGGCAGCGGGACCTGGTCCACGCCATGAAGATGAGGGTGCTGGAACTGATTCA CCGCCCCAGCTGTTCTCCTCatatcacagatgaggaaactgagggtcagagatgCTGA
- the RUFY4 gene encoding RUN and FYVE domain-containing protein 4 isoform X3 → MAEEGAILTRNLKAAVSAILQGYPGGQPPVTDASAELHRLCGCLELLLQFDQKEQKSLLRPRKDYWDFLCSGLRQQRGSTEPARFVCSQDKLKTSLAKGRAFIRFCLAHGQLAESLQLCLLNPELTREWYGPRSPLVCPELREDLLDSLYALNGVTFDLNLRWPDLDEAWPMFSESCCPSRTQGRRPRKTKDSPKQLPSTRYGYREDSACAQKGEHTATPPVKCGDAAMHGGTGEPGDGFSGEISATRGNPTAVQPEELHTSQTSCLQDAPREDWLAGLPRSQQQRHLPPYLEKKREDPRSLGSSQGMWEPAGEELQQAQEKGAPRTGICLEISTPSIQEQGEGSEGAPKEVTGTEAKGRRILPSAEGTHEGGAERGHVRRLLASSPTGTIEDTMSGNQQEWEVPSIPGEPRVLWGLGTKEDFTPEEPQEETGETSVTRRKEQAEVALQDVVKSLRRGLRKTEERAQHQEQLLKEKEGELRTLQERLSRCQEERARLQTELEQNQQEAERRDAMYEKELGGQRDLVHAMKMRVLELIHLMWQLASCPILPKEKPQVNHPCPLLKLQQLKHEIMTMDPQMFEKSLEHRSRDKGPFLGS, encoded by the exons ATGGCAGAGGAAGGGGCCATCCTCACCAGGAACCTGAAAG CTGCTGTCTCCGCCATCCTCCAGGGCTACCCTGGCGGGCAGCCTCCAGTGACAGATGCCAGCGCTGAGCTGCACAGACTCTGTGGCTGCCTGGAGCTGCTGCTACAG TTTGACCAGAAAGAGCAGAAGAGCCTCTTGAGGCCTCGGAAGGATTACTGGGACTTCCTCTGCTCTGGCCTACGGCAACAGCGGGGCAGCACGGAGCCGGCCCGCTTCGTCTGCTCACAGGACAAG TTGAAGACTTCTCTAGCAAAAGGCCGTGCCTTCATCCGCTTCTGCCTAGCCCACGGACAGCTGGCCGAGTCCCTGCAGCTCTGCCTTCTGAACCCCGAGCTCACCAG GGAATGGTATGGCCCCCGGAGCCCTCTGGTGTGCCCTGAACTCCGGGAAGACCTCCTGGATTCTCTCTATGCTCTCAATGGAGTGACCTTCGACTTGAACCTGCGGTGGCCGGACCTAGATGAAGCCTGGCCCATGTTCTCAGA GTCCTGCTGCCCCAGCCGGACCCAGGGAAGAAGACCCAGAAAGACCAAAGACTCCCCAAAGCAG CTTCCTAGCACCAGGTACGGATACCGTGAGGACTCAGCCTGTGCCCAGAAGGGGGAACACACTGCAACGCCACCTGTTAAGTGCGGTGATGCAGCCATGCACGGAGGAACAGGGGAGCCTGGAGACGGCTTCTCAGGAGAG ATCTCAGCCACACGTGGAAACCCCACAGCAGTCCAGCCAGAGGAGCTGCACACTAGCCAAACCAGCTGTCTGCAAGATGCACCCAGGGAAGACTGGTTAGCCGGACTCCCCAGGTCCCAGCAACAAAGGCACCTTCCTCcctatttggaaaagaaaagagaagatccCAGGAGCCTCGGGTCCTCCCAGGGCATGTgggaaccagcaggggaggaactTCAGCAAGCCCAGGAGAAAGGAGCCCCAAGAACTGGGATCTGCCTGGAGATTTCAACACCCAGCATCCAGGAACAGGGAGAGGGGTCTGAGGGGGCTCCAAAGGAGGTGACAGGCACAGAGGCCAAGGGCAGAAGGATTCTTCCCAGTGCGGAGGGGACTCATGAAGGGGGAGCAGAGCGGGGTCATGTCCGTAGGCTACTGGCCTCCAGCCCTACAGGGACAATAGAGGACACAATGTCAGGGAACCAGCAAGAGTGGGAGGTGCCTAGCATTCCAGGGGAGCCCCGGGTCCTTTGGGGCCTGGGAACAAAGGAAGACTTCACCCCAGAGGAACCACAGGAGGAAACAGGAGAGACCAGTGTGACCAGGAGGAAGGAGCAAGCAGAAGTGGCCTTGCAGGATGTGGTCAAG AGCCTGAGACGTGGGCTCCGGAAGACCGAGGAGCGGGCGCAGCACCAGGAGCAGCtgctgaaggagaaggaaggggagctGCGGACACTACAGGAGCGGCTCAGCAG GTGTCAGGAAGAGAGGGCCCGGCTGCAGACAGAGCTGGAGCAGAATCAGCAGGAGGCTGAGAGGAGGGACGCCATGTATGAGAAGGAGCTTGGAGGGCAGCGGGACCTGGTCCACGCCATGAAGATGAGGGTGCTGGAACTGATTCA TCTGATGTGGCAGTTAGCTTCCTGCCCCATCCTTCCTAAAGAGAAGCCACAAGTCAACCACCCCTGTCCACTGTTGAAGCTCCAGCAGCttaaacatgaaatcatgaccatgGATCCTCAGATGTTTGAGAAGAGTCTAGAACATAGAAGCAGAGACAAAG
- the RUFY4 gene encoding RUN and FYVE domain-containing protein 4 isoform X2 encodes MAEEGAILTRNLKAAVSAILQGYPGGQPPVTDASAELHRLCGCLELLLQFDQKEQKSLLRPRKDYWDFLCSGLRQQRGSTEPARFVCSQDKLKTSLAKGRAFIRFCLAHGQLAESLQLCLLNPELTREWYGPRSPLVCPELREDLLDSLYALNGVTFDLNLRWPDLDEAWPMFSESCCPSRTQGRRPRKTKDSPKQLPSTRYGYREDSACAQKGEHTATPPVKCGDAAMHGGTGEPGDGFSGEISATRGNPTAVQPEELHTSQTSCLQDAPREDWLAGLPRSQQQRHLPPYLEKKREDPRSLGSSQGMWEPAGEELQQAQEKGAPRTGICLEISTPSIQEQGEGSEGAPKEVTGTEAKGRRILPSAEGTHEGGAERGHVRRLLASSPTGTIEDTMSGNQQEWEVPSIPGEPRVLWGLGTKEDFTPEEPQEETGETSVTRRKEQAEVALQDVVKSLRRGLRKTEERAQHQEQLLKEKEGELRTLQERLSRCQEERARLQTELEQNQQEAERRDAMYEKELGGQRDLVHAMKMRVLELIHLMWQLASCPILPKEKPQVNHPCPLLKLQQLKHEIMTMDPQMFEKSLEHRSRDKGKQKRSVSYETG; translated from the exons ATGGCAGAGGAAGGGGCCATCCTCACCAGGAACCTGAAAG CTGCTGTCTCCGCCATCCTCCAGGGCTACCCTGGCGGGCAGCCTCCAGTGACAGATGCCAGCGCTGAGCTGCACAGACTCTGTGGCTGCCTGGAGCTGCTGCTACAG TTTGACCAGAAAGAGCAGAAGAGCCTCTTGAGGCCTCGGAAGGATTACTGGGACTTCCTCTGCTCTGGCCTACGGCAACAGCGGGGCAGCACGGAGCCGGCCCGCTTCGTCTGCTCACAGGACAAG TTGAAGACTTCTCTAGCAAAAGGCCGTGCCTTCATCCGCTTCTGCCTAGCCCACGGACAGCTGGCCGAGTCCCTGCAGCTCTGCCTTCTGAACCCCGAGCTCACCAG GGAATGGTATGGCCCCCGGAGCCCTCTGGTGTGCCCTGAACTCCGGGAAGACCTCCTGGATTCTCTCTATGCTCTCAATGGAGTGACCTTCGACTTGAACCTGCGGTGGCCGGACCTAGATGAAGCCTGGCCCATGTTCTCAGA GTCCTGCTGCCCCAGCCGGACCCAGGGAAGAAGACCCAGAAAGACCAAAGACTCCCCAAAGCAG CTTCCTAGCACCAGGTACGGATACCGTGAGGACTCAGCCTGTGCCCAGAAGGGGGAACACACTGCAACGCCACCTGTTAAGTGCGGTGATGCAGCCATGCACGGAGGAACAGGGGAGCCTGGAGACGGCTTCTCAGGAGAG ATCTCAGCCACACGTGGAAACCCCACAGCAGTCCAGCCAGAGGAGCTGCACACTAGCCAAACCAGCTGTCTGCAAGATGCACCCAGGGAAGACTGGTTAGCCGGACTCCCCAGGTCCCAGCAACAAAGGCACCTTCCTCcctatttggaaaagaaaagagaagatccCAGGAGCCTCGGGTCCTCCCAGGGCATGTgggaaccagcaggggaggaactTCAGCAAGCCCAGGAGAAAGGAGCCCCAAGAACTGGGATCTGCCTGGAGATTTCAACACCCAGCATCCAGGAACAGGGAGAGGGGTCTGAGGGGGCTCCAAAGGAGGTGACAGGCACAGAGGCCAAGGGCAGAAGGATTCTTCCCAGTGCGGAGGGGACTCATGAAGGGGGAGCAGAGCGGGGTCATGTCCGTAGGCTACTGGCCTCCAGCCCTACAGGGACAATAGAGGACACAATGTCAGGGAACCAGCAAGAGTGGGAGGTGCCTAGCATTCCAGGGGAGCCCCGGGTCCTTTGGGGCCTGGGAACAAAGGAAGACTTCACCCCAGAGGAACCACAGGAGGAAACAGGAGAGACCAGTGTGACCAGGAGGAAGGAGCAAGCAGAAGTGGCCTTGCAGGATGTGGTCAAG AGCCTGAGACGTGGGCTCCGGAAGACCGAGGAGCGGGCGCAGCACCAGGAGCAGCtgctgaaggagaaggaaggggagctGCGGACACTACAGGAGCGGCTCAGCAG GTGTCAGGAAGAGAGGGCCCGGCTGCAGACAGAGCTGGAGCAGAATCAGCAGGAGGCTGAGAGGAGGGACGCCATGTATGAGAAGGAGCTTGGAGGGCAGCGGGACCTGGTCCACGCCATGAAGATGAGGGTGCTGGAACTGATTCA TCTGATGTGGCAGTTAGCTTCCTGCCCCATCCTTCCTAAAGAGAAGCCACAAGTCAACCACCCCTGTCCACTGTTGAAGCTCCAGCAGCttaaacatgaaatcatgaccatgGATCCTCAGATGTTTGAGAAGAGTCTAGAACATAGAAGCAGAGACAAAGGTAAACAAAAAAGATCGGTCTCCTATGAAACAGGATAA